One Bos taurus isolate L1 Dominette 01449 registration number 42190680 breed Hereford chromosome 3, ARS-UCD2.0, whole genome shotgun sequence DNA window includes the following coding sequences:
- the CADM3 gene encoding cell adhesion molecule 3 precursor: MGAPSALPLLLLFACCWAPGGANLSQDDSQPWTSDETVVAGGTVVLKCQVKDHEDSSLQWSNPAQQTLYFGEKRALRDNRIQLVKSTPHELSISISNVALADEGEYTCSIFTMPVRTAKSLVTVLGIPQKPIISGYKSSLREKDKTTLSCQSSGSKPAAQLTWRKGDQELHGESTRIQEDPNGKTFTVSSSVTFQVTREDDGADIVCSVNHESLKGADRSTAQRIEVLYTPTAKIRPDPPHPREGQKLLLHCEGRGNPVPQQYVWEKEGSVPPLKMAQESALIFPFLNKSDSGTYGCTATSNMGSYKAYYTLNVNDPSPVPSSSSTYHAIIGGIVAFIVFLLLILLIFLGHYLIRHKGTYLTHEAKGSDDAPDADTAIINAEGGQSGGDDKKEYFI; encoded by the exons ACAGTCAGCCCTGGACATCTGATGAGACAGTGGTGGCTGGTGGCACCGTGGTGCTGAAGTGCCAAGTGAAAGACCATGAGGACTCATCCCTACAGTGGTCTAACCCTGCCCAGCAGACTCTCTACTTTGGGGAGAAGAGAG CCCTTCGAGATAATCGGATTCAGCTGGTTAAGTCTACACCCCATGagctcagcatcagcatcagcaaCGTGGCCCTGGCCGATGAGGGCGAATACACTTGCTCCATCTTCACTATGCCCGTGAGAACTGCCAAGTCCCTCGTCACCGTGCTCG GAATCCCACAGAAGCCTATAATCAGTGGCTACAAGTCATCATTACGGGAAAAGGATAAAACCACCTTAAGCTGTCAGTCTTCTGGGAGCAAACCTGCAGCCCAGCTCACCTGGAGGAAGGGTGACCAAGAGCTCCATG GGGAATCTACCCGAATACAGGAAGATCCCAATGGCAAAACCTTCACCGTCAGCAGCTCAGTCACCTTCCAGGTCACCCGGGAGGATGATGGCGCAGACATCGTGTGCTCTGTGAACCATGAATCTCTAAAGGGAGCTGACAGATCCACTGCTCAACGCATAGAAGTTTTAT aCACACCGACAGCGAAGATAAGGCCAGACCCTCCACATCCTCGCGAGGGCCAAAAGCTGTTGCTCCACTGTGAGGGACGTGGCAATCCCGT CCCCCAGCAGTACGTGTGGGAGAAGGAGGGCAGCGTGCCACCGCTGAAGATGGCCCAGGAGAGCGCCCTGATCTTCCCCTTCCTCAACAAGAGCGACAGTGGCACCTACGGCTGCACGGCCACCAGTAACATGGGCAGCTACAAGGCTTACTACACCCTCAACGTGAACG ACCCCAGCCCAGTGCCCTCGTCCTCCAGCACCTACCACGCCATCATTGGAGGGATCGTGGCTTTCATCGTCTTCTTGCTGCTCATCCTGCTCATCTTCCTCGGTCACTACTTGATCCGACACAAAG gAACCTACCTGACACACGAGGCAAAAGGCTCCGACGATGCCCCAGATGCGGACACAGCCATCATCAATGCAGAAGGCGGGCAGTCGGGCGGGGACGACAAGAAGGAATATTTCATCTAG
- the CADM3 gene encoding cell adhesion molecule 3 isoform X1 has product MGAPSALPLLLLFACCWAPGGANLSQDGYWQEQNLELGALAPLDEAISSTVWSSPDMLASQDSQPWTSDETVVAGGTVVLKCQVKDHEDSSLQWSNPAQQTLYFGEKRALRDNRIQLVKSTPHELSISISNVALADEGEYTCSIFTMPVRTAKSLVTVLGIPQKPIISGYKSSLREKDKTTLSCQSSGSKPAAQLTWRKGDQELHGESTRIQEDPNGKTFTVSSSVTFQVTREDDGADIVCSVNHESLKGADRSTAQRIEVLYTPTAKIRPDPPHPREGQKLLLHCEGRGNPVPQQYVWEKEGSVPPLKMAQESALIFPFLNKSDSGTYGCTATSNMGSYKAYYTLNVNDPSPVPSSSSTYHAIIGGIVAFIVFLLLILLIFLGHYLIRHKGTYLTHEAKGSDDAPDADTAIINAEGGQSGGDDKKEYFI; this is encoded by the exons GCTACTGGCAAGAGCAGAATTTGGAGCTGGGAGCTCTGGCTCCACTCGACGAGGCCATCAGCTCCACAGTCTGGAGCAGCCCTGACATGCTGGCCAGTCAAG ACAGTCAGCCCTGGACATCTGATGAGACAGTGGTGGCTGGTGGCACCGTGGTGCTGAAGTGCCAAGTGAAAGACCATGAGGACTCATCCCTACAGTGGTCTAACCCTGCCCAGCAGACTCTCTACTTTGGGGAGAAGAGAG CCCTTCGAGATAATCGGATTCAGCTGGTTAAGTCTACACCCCATGagctcagcatcagcatcagcaaCGTGGCCCTGGCCGATGAGGGCGAATACACTTGCTCCATCTTCACTATGCCCGTGAGAACTGCCAAGTCCCTCGTCACCGTGCTCG GAATCCCACAGAAGCCTATAATCAGTGGCTACAAGTCATCATTACGGGAAAAGGATAAAACCACCTTAAGCTGTCAGTCTTCTGGGAGCAAACCTGCAGCCCAGCTCACCTGGAGGAAGGGTGACCAAGAGCTCCATG GGGAATCTACCCGAATACAGGAAGATCCCAATGGCAAAACCTTCACCGTCAGCAGCTCAGTCACCTTCCAGGTCACCCGGGAGGATGATGGCGCAGACATCGTGTGCTCTGTGAACCATGAATCTCTAAAGGGAGCTGACAGATCCACTGCTCAACGCATAGAAGTTTTAT aCACACCGACAGCGAAGATAAGGCCAGACCCTCCACATCCTCGCGAGGGCCAAAAGCTGTTGCTCCACTGTGAGGGACGTGGCAATCCCGT CCCCCAGCAGTACGTGTGGGAGAAGGAGGGCAGCGTGCCACCGCTGAAGATGGCCCAGGAGAGCGCCCTGATCTTCCCCTTCCTCAACAAGAGCGACAGTGGCACCTACGGCTGCACGGCCACCAGTAACATGGGCAGCTACAAGGCTTACTACACCCTCAACGTGAACG ACCCCAGCCCAGTGCCCTCGTCCTCCAGCACCTACCACGCCATCATTGGAGGGATCGTGGCTTTCATCGTCTTCTTGCTGCTCATCCTGCTCATCTTCCTCGGTCACTACTTGATCCGACACAAAG gAACCTACCTGACACACGAGGCAAAAGGCTCCGACGATGCCCCAGATGCGGACACAGCCATCATCAATGCAGAAGGCGGGCAGTCGGGCGGGGACGACAAGAAGGAATATTTCATCTAG